A portion of the Ferrimonas lipolytica genome contains these proteins:
- a CDS encoding fumarate reductase flavoprotein subunit, whose protein sequence is MKTITTDALIIGAGLAGLRVALACQAQGQQATVLSLVPAKRSHSSAAQGGMQASLGNSVKSQGDDETAHFIDTVKGSDWGCDQTVARMFAHVAPKAVRQSAEWGVPWSRIKAGPRQAVINGKTTTIKEAVQTHGLIHARDFGGTKHWRTCYTSDGTGHSLLYAMDNKAIAAGIEVHERVEALQLIHDGQRCQGAIVRDLVSGELIAYLAKTTTICSGGYGRLWSASTNALICEGTGTSMALETGLVPIGNPEAVQFHPTAIVPAGILVTEGCRGDGGVLRDVDGHRFMPDYEPEKKELASRDVVSRRMTEHMRTGKGVKSPYGEHLWLDITQLGAAHIDKNLREVKDICNNFLGIDPAKDWIPVRPTQHYSMGGIRTNEKGEAYGLAGLFAVGEAACWDLHGFNRLGGNSLAETVVGGMIIGEHVAAAAKQTDAPEEAVAVPHWHAVAAEIDALLQAEQGNDPYDLREQMEQIMMDKVGIFRTGTELEQAVVELEQLQRQASELKLHNRTRHSNPELVEALRVRKMLKLAVAVAKGALARTESRGAHAREDYPQRNDNEWLKRTMVHWRNDAAELSYEAIDISKMELPPGFRGYGEDNTIAHPDSAVRLAQVEQWQQQYPDATEQERQQALMPYELPTLLSQPNQRRGVGK, encoded by the coding sequence ATGAAAACCATAACCACGGACGCGTTGATCATCGGCGCTGGCCTCGCTGGGCTTAGGGTTGCACTGGCGTGCCAAGCGCAAGGGCAGCAAGCCACGGTACTCTCTTTGGTACCTGCTAAGCGCTCACATTCGTCGGCTGCCCAAGGGGGGATGCAGGCCAGCTTGGGAAACAGCGTTAAGAGCCAAGGTGATGACGAAACCGCTCACTTTATCGATACCGTTAAAGGCTCAGACTGGGGCTGCGATCAAACCGTTGCACGCATGTTTGCTCATGTCGCTCCGAAAGCGGTACGGCAGTCAGCGGAGTGGGGCGTGCCTTGGAGCCGTATTAAAGCGGGCCCTCGGCAAGCGGTGATTAACGGCAAAACCACCACCATTAAAGAGGCGGTGCAGACCCATGGTTTGATTCACGCTCGCGATTTTGGCGGCACCAAGCATTGGCGTACTTGTTACACCTCTGACGGAACCGGCCACTCGTTGTTGTACGCGATGGACAACAAGGCCATTGCCGCCGGCATTGAGGTGCATGAGCGGGTTGAAGCACTGCAGTTGATCCACGATGGTCAGCGTTGTCAGGGGGCTATTGTCCGCGACTTAGTGAGCGGCGAGTTGATTGCCTATCTAGCCAAAACCACCACCATCTGCAGCGGCGGTTATGGGCGGCTCTGGTCGGCCTCAACCAATGCTCTGATTTGCGAAGGCACTGGTACCAGTATGGCTCTGGAAACCGGCTTAGTACCGATTGGTAATCCGGAGGCGGTACAGTTTCACCCAACTGCGATTGTCCCTGCTGGGATCTTGGTTACCGAAGGCTGCCGAGGTGATGGCGGCGTGCTACGCGATGTCGATGGGCATCGCTTTATGCCGGACTATGAACCGGAAAAGAAAGAGCTTGCCTCCCGCGATGTAGTGTCACGCCGTATGACCGAGCACATGCGCACCGGCAAAGGGGTTAAAAGCCCTTACGGTGAACACCTATGGCTGGACATCACCCAGCTGGGCGCCGCGCATATCGATAAGAACCTGCGGGAAGTAAAAGACATCTGTAATAACTTCCTCGGTATAGATCCTGCCAAAGATTGGATCCCAGTTCGCCCAACTCAACACTATTCCATGGGCGGAATTCGCACCAACGAGAAGGGCGAAGCCTATGGTTTAGCTGGCCTGTTTGCCGTGGGTGAAGCGGCCTGTTGGGATCTGCACGGTTTTAATCGCTTAGGCGGTAACTCATTAGCCGAAACTGTGGTTGGTGGCATGATCATTGGCGAGCACGTTGCAGCCGCGGCTAAGCAAACCGATGCACCAGAGGAAGCGGTAGCTGTACCTCATTGGCATGCAGTAGCCGCTGAAATTGATGCCTTGTTGCAAGCTGAGCAGGGCAATGACCCGTATGATTTGCGCGAGCAGATGGAACAGATCATGATGGACAAGGTGGGGATCTTCCGCACCGGCACCGAGCTTGAACAAGCTGTCGTCGAGTTAGAGCAATTGCAGCGCCAAGCCAGTGAATTGAAATTGCATAACCGCACCCGACACAGCAACCCAGAATTAGTGGAAGCACTGCGCGTTCGCAAGATGCTGAAGTTGGCGGTTGCTGTGGCCAAAGGTGCCCTTGCCCGAACCGAATCTCGTGGTGCTCACGCGCGCGAAGATTACCCACAACGTAACGACAATGAGTGGCTTAAGCGCACCATGGTGCACTGGCGTAATGATGCTGCCGAGTTGAGCTACGAAGCCATTGATATCAGTAAAATGGAGCTGCCGCCGGGGTTCCGCGGTTATGGTGAAGACAATACCATTGCTCACCCAGACAGCGCGGTCCGTTTAGCGCAAGTAGAGCAGTGGCAACAGCAATACCCTGATGCAACTGAGCAAGAGCGGCAACAAGCGCTGATGCCTTATGAGTTACCAACGCTGCTGAGCCAGCCCAACCAACGTCGAGGAGTGGGCAAATGA
- a CDS encoding fumarate reductase iron-sulfur subunit: MTGRTITFEIFRCDPQHPNDSARMQTFELTEAPGMTVFIALNQLRKEQDRSLQFDFVCRAGVCGSCAMVINGMPTLACKTLTSQFKSGKIKLMPLPGFELIGDLSVNTGKFMRSLSERLQGWLVPAGAERSFDAVEATMEPQTAEMIYESERCIECGCCVSACATAQMRDTFIGAVGLNKIARFTLDERDGRGPDDFYHVLGGDDGVFGCMTLLGCADACPKGLNLQMQISYLRRKLALNPDRII; this comes from the coding sequence ATGACCGGCCGTACTATTACCTTTGAGATCTTCCGCTGCGATCCACAACATCCCAATGACAGTGCGCGGATGCAAACCTTCGAGTTAACTGAAGCTCCGGGAATGACGGTATTTATTGCCCTCAACCAGCTGCGCAAAGAGCAGGATCGGTCGTTGCAGTTCGATTTTGTTTGTCGTGCTGGGGTTTGCGGTAGTTGCGCCATGGTGATTAATGGCATGCCGACGTTGGCGTGTAAGACCCTAACCAGCCAGTTCAAATCTGGCAAGATCAAGCTGATGCCACTGCCAGGGTTTGAGTTGATCGGCGATCTGTCGGTCAATACCGGTAAGTTTATGCGCTCCCTTAGCGAGCGTTTACAAGGCTGGTTAGTTCCTGCTGGGGCAGAGCGTAGCTTCGATGCAGTTGAGGCCACTATGGAGCCGCAAACTGCCGAGATGATCTACGAGTCTGAGCGTTGTATTGAATGCGGTTGCTGTGTTTCTGCTTGCGCCACGGCGCAGATGCGCGACACCTTCATCGGTGCTGTGGGACTGAATAAGATCGCCCGATTCACCTTGGATGAGCGCGACGGCCGCGGCCCAGATGATTTCTATCATGTGCTTGGTGGCGACGATGGTGTGTTTGGCTGTATGACCCTGCTCGGTTGTGCTGATGCCTGTCCGAAAGGGCTAAACCTGCAGATGCAGATCAGCTATCTGCGCCGTAAGTTGGCGTTGAATCCAGATCGGATCATCTAG
- the accC gene encoding acetyl-CoA carboxylase biotin carboxylase subunit has product MLDKVVIANRGEIALRILRACRELGIKTVAVHSTADRDLKHVLLADETICIGKAPATESYLNVPALIAAAEVTDAIAIHPGYGFLSENADFADQVEKSGFIFIGPKAETIRIMGDKVAAIDAMKKAGVPCVPGSDGPLGDDNDFNLQCAKRIGYPVIIKAAGGGGGRGMRVVRKESELIEAIAITKSEAGSFFGNDVVYMEKFLENPRHIEVQVLADGQGNAIHLGERDCSMQRRHQKVVEEAPAPGITEQMRKFIGERCSRACIEIGYRGAGTFEFLFENGEFYFIEMNTRIQVEHPVTEMVTGVDLIKEQLRIAAGQPLSMTQDDVKINGHAIECRINAEDSDTFMPSPGKIEHFHPPGGMGIRWDSHIYAGYSVPPHYDSMIGKLITFGENRGIAIARMRNALSELVVSGIKTNTKLQGRIMDDENFQNGGTNIHYLEKKLDAES; this is encoded by the coding sequence ATGTTGGATAAAGTGGTCATCGCCAACCGTGGCGAAATTGCCCTTCGAATTCTGCGCGCTTGCCGCGAGTTGGGGATCAAAACCGTCGCAGTGCACTCCACTGCTGATCGCGATCTCAAGCACGTACTGCTAGCCGATGAAACCATCTGTATCGGTAAAGCTCCGGCGACCGAGAGCTACCTAAACGTACCGGCATTGATCGCCGCTGCGGAAGTGACCGATGCTATCGCCATCCATCCCGGCTACGGCTTCTTGTCTGAAAACGCGGACTTTGCCGATCAGGTAGAGAAAAGTGGTTTCATCTTTATTGGTCCAAAGGCCGAGACCATCCGCATCATGGGCGATAAAGTCGCAGCTATCGATGCGATGAAAAAAGCCGGTGTACCTTGTGTTCCAGGTTCGGACGGCCCGCTAGGCGACGACAATGACTTCAACCTACAGTGCGCCAAACGCATTGGCTACCCGGTTATCATCAAGGCCGCTGGTGGCGGTGGTGGTCGTGGTATGCGCGTGGTTCGTAAAGAGTCAGAGCTGATTGAAGCCATCGCCATTACCAAGTCTGAAGCGGGCAGCTTCTTTGGTAACGATGTGGTCTACATGGAGAAATTCCTAGAGAACCCACGTCACATCGAAGTGCAGGTATTGGCTGATGGTCAAGGCAACGCCATTCACTTAGGCGAGCGCGATTGCTCCATGCAGCGTCGCCACCAGAAGGTCGTTGAAGAAGCTCCGGCACCGGGGATCACCGAGCAGATGCGCAAGTTCATCGGCGAGCGCTGCTCCCGTGCCTGTATCGAGATTGGTTATCGCGGTGCTGGCACCTTTGAATTCCTATTCGAAAACGGCGAGTTCTACTTTATTGAGATGAACACCCGCATTCAGGTAGAGCACCCAGTAACCGAGATGGTCACCGGCGTCGATCTGATCAAAGAGCAGCTGCGCATTGCCGCTGGTCAGCCGTTATCGATGACCCAAGATGATGTGAAGATCAATGGCCACGCCATTGAGTGTCGTATCAACGCTGAAGACTCCGATACCTTTATGCCAAGCCCGGGTAAGATCGAGCACTTCCATCCACCAGGTGGCATGGGTATTCGCTGGGACAGCCACATCTATGCTGGCTACAGCGTACCACCTCACTACGACTCGATGATTGGCAAGCTGATCACCTTCGGTGAAAACCGTGGGATCGCCATTGCGCGTATGCGTAACGCCCTAAGCGAATTGGTTGTTAGCGGCATTAAGACTAATACCAAACTGCAAGGTCGTATTATGGACGACGAGAATTTCCAAAACGGTGGCACCAATATCCACTACTTGGAGAAGAAGCTAGACGCCGAATCTTAA
- the accB gene encoding acetyl-CoA carboxylase biotin carboxyl carrier protein yields the protein MDIRKIKKLIELVQESGIAELEITEGEESVRISAPTAVAAATYVAPAAATPVAAAPVAAAPTATTEPAEAAAPTGHQVRSPMVGSFYRAATPGATPFVEVGDTVNVGDTLCIIEAMKMMNQIEADKAGVVKAILADNGDPIEFDEPLFIIE from the coding sequence ATGGACATTCGTAAGATCAAGAAACTCATCGAACTAGTACAAGAATCTGGCATTGCCGAGCTGGAGATCACCGAAGGCGAAGAGAGCGTACGTATCTCCGCCCCAACGGCAGTTGCAGCAGCAACCTACGTTGCACCTGCCGCAGCAACTCCTGTTGCCGCAGCTCCCGTTGCCGCAGCACCTACTGCTACAACCGAGCCAGCAGAAGCAGCTGCTCCAACGGGACATCAGGTTCGTTCACCAATGGTAGGTAGCTTCTACCGCGCCGCAACTCCAGGCGCAACGCCATTTGTTGAAGTAGGCGATACCGTCAATGTTGGCGATACCCTGTGCATCATCGAAGCGATGAAGATGATGAACCAAATCGAAGCGGATAAAGCTGGCGTAGTAAAAGCCATCTTAGCCGATAACGGTGACCCAATTGAGTTTGATGAACCACTGTTCATCATCGAATAA
- the aroQ gene encoding type II 3-dehydroquinate dehydratase — MSSNAHVLVINGPNLNLLGRREPEVYGSQTLADIVDALEIEAQQHGVRLSHVQSNSEAELIDTIHQTDASFIVINPAALTHTSVALRDALLGVAIPFIEIHLSNVHAREPFRHHSYLSDVAVGVICGLGSEGYSYALASACRYLKNIELQD; from the coding sequence ATGTCGTCAAATGCACACGTTTTAGTTATCAATGGACCTAATCTGAATCTGCTTGGCCGTCGTGAACCGGAAGTTTATGGCTCACAGACCTTAGCAGACATCGTGGATGCACTCGAAATAGAGGCACAACAACACGGGGTTCGGTTATCGCACGTGCAGAGCAATAGCGAAGCAGAGTTGATTGATACGATTCATCAAACCGATGCTAGCTTTATCGTTATCAATCCCGCCGCATTGACACACACCAGCGTAGCACTGCGAGATGCGCTACTGGGCGTCGCCATTCCATTTATTGAAATTCATCTATCGAACGTGCATGCCCGAGAACCTTTTCGACACCACTCGTATCTATCCGATGTGGCTGTGGGCGTGATTTGCGGTCTTGGCAGCGAAGGCTATAGCTATGCCCTCGCCTCCGCGTGCCGTTACTTAAAGAACATTGAACTACAGGATTAA
- the arfB gene encoding alternative ribosome rescue aminoacyl-tRNA hydrolase ArfB, whose protein sequence is MLQLSARVTLPAHEIEMQMIRASGPGGQHVNKTSTAIQLIFDVNASKALPEAYKEKLLSKGHPNLSASGKLIIKAQQYRSQEMNRQDALERLKIILLEAMVEQRKRYATKPTRSSQRRRVDSKKKHGQTKALRTKKFD, encoded by the coding sequence ATGCTGCAACTTTCTGCTCGCGTTACCCTCCCTGCTCATGAAATAGAGATGCAGATGATCCGTGCTTCTGGCCCGGGTGGTCAGCACGTAAATAAAACCAGTACCGCCATCCAACTTATCTTCGATGTAAATGCCTCGAAAGCGCTGCCAGAAGCCTACAAAGAGAAGCTGCTAAGTAAGGGCCACCCGAACCTGAGTGCTAGTGGTAAGCTGATCATCAAGGCACAACAATACCGTAGCCAAGAGATGAATCGACAAGACGCACTAGAGCGACTAAAAATCATTTTATTGGAAGCAATGGTGGAACAACGCAAACGTTACGCCACCAAACCTACCCGGTCGTCACAACGGCGCCGAGTAGACAGTAAAAAGAAGCATGGCCAAACCAAAGCACTGCGAACCAAGAAATTCGACTGA
- a CDS encoding DUF2057 family protein, with amino-acid sequence MRTKTLLATAATALLLSTGVSAAQLQLGDGFFATAVNGNEVSVTADSHKLTSGKQVVTVRYEENIIHSSERNDYTVTGPMYVVFDANDSANYQIVKNGDKFQLTSSSGSVNAKIYNGEQAVHNSLSM; translated from the coding sequence ATGCGCACTAAGACTCTATTGGCTACTGCAGCCACAGCTCTATTGTTAAGCACCGGCGTATCTGCAGCTCAGCTGCAACTGGGTGACGGTTTCTTTGCTACAGCAGTAAATGGCAATGAGGTTTCTGTAACAGCAGATTCACATAAGCTAACTAGCGGCAAGCAAGTGGTTACCGTTCGCTATGAAGAAAACATCATTCATAGCAGCGAGCGTAACGATTACACCGTCACTGGCCCAATGTACGTTGTCTTTGATGCTAACGATTCAGCGAACTATCAAATCGTCAAGAACGGCGACAAGTTCCAGCTGACCAGCAGCAGCGGCTCTGTCAACGCTAAGATCTACAATGGCGAGCAAGCGGTACACAATTCATTAAGCATGTAA
- a CDS encoding alpha/beta hydrolase produces the protein MSLLQLIVGPEAGYQIEQNGLEAALFDKWIAASGGPKWLPLAPLERHLIQSFMPQQHSVTFLGTSSGAWRCAALCHPQPAAAHQRLEHGYINQWYDAKPNQTEVEQQCRGILSTAFDGGQRQALLDNPHRHLNLIVCHGRSLVASEHRTVAAVGAGIGALANVLSRKTLSLFWRRWVLHAKLLSPFSALDDLPTQSARLTETGLIDALVATGSIPLVLRGVPNLEGTAPGYYYDGGVTDYHLDLPALQQGGLTLYPHFYPHAAPGWFDKSLPWRRANSNFRKVAMLVPSAQFIARLPEGKLPDRNDFAKWGNQQRIDNWNRSVELGHELVEAFKQLQDDPQRGLMRLGD, from the coding sequence GTGTCGTTGTTGCAGTTGATTGTCGGGCCGGAAGCGGGCTATCAGATAGAACAGAACGGATTGGAAGCGGCGCTGTTTGATAAGTGGATTGCAGCTAGCGGCGGCCCCAAATGGTTACCACTGGCACCACTGGAGCGTCACCTTATCCAGTCGTTTATGCCGCAGCAACATTCAGTTACGTTTTTAGGCACCTCATCCGGTGCTTGGCGTTGTGCTGCTTTATGTCATCCGCAACCAGCTGCGGCGCATCAACGTTTAGAGCACGGCTATATCAACCAGTGGTATGACGCGAAGCCAAACCAAACTGAAGTAGAGCAGCAGTGCCGTGGCATTCTCTCCACTGCATTCGACGGTGGCCAACGACAAGCTCTGCTTGATAACCCGCATCGACATCTAAATCTGATTGTTTGTCATGGCCGCAGTCTAGTTGCCAGCGAACACCGAACCGTAGCCGCAGTTGGGGCTGGAATCGGCGCGCTAGCCAACGTGCTATCACGCAAAACCTTGAGCTTGTTTTGGCGTCGTTGGGTGTTGCACGCCAAATTACTAAGCCCTTTTAGTGCTTTGGATGATTTACCAACTCAGAGCGCTCGCCTTACCGAAACTGGTTTAATCGATGCTTTAGTGGCTACCGGCAGCATTCCGCTGGTGTTGCGTGGAGTACCAAACCTAGAAGGCACGGCGCCGGGCTATTACTACGACGGCGGCGTTACTGATTATCATCTGGATCTGCCCGCTCTGCAGCAGGGAGGGTTAACACTCTATCCGCACTTTTATCCTCATGCCGCACCCGGTTGGTTTGATAAATCGCTGCCTTGGCGTCGGGCCAACAGTAACTTCCGCAAGGTGGCGATGCTCGTGCCTTCAGCTCAATTTATTGCTCGCTTGCCTGAGGGGAAACTACCGGATCGCAATGATTTTGCTAAATGGGGTAATCAGCAGCGAATCGATAATTGGAACCGCTCGGTTGAACTGGGGCATGAGCTGGTTGAAGCATTTAAACAGCTGCAGGACGATCCCCAACGGGGCCTAATGCGCTTAGGCGATTAA
- a CDS encoding DUF2061 domain-containing protein yields MLKTITFAVMHFSIAFALAYLITGSLVVGGLLAIIEPAVNTVGYSIHERVWKRIENRQESSLQLA; encoded by the coding sequence ATGCTGAAGACCATCACTTTTGCCGTTATGCACTTTTCAATTGCCTTTGCGTTGGCCTATTTGATTACCGGAAGTTTGGTTGTTGGTGGTCTACTGGCTATTATCGAACCAGCGGTCAACACTGTGGGTTACTCGATTCATGAGCGGGTCTGGAAACGGATTGAAAATCGTCAGGAGTCATCGCTGCAACTTGCCTAG
- a CDS encoding LON peptidase substrate-binding domain-containing protein produces the protein MKRIDATLLPIDTPVLPQGRKELRLATPGQLRMLAQCLKDPNQWLVVCMNREEEGDLPCYPVATQVRVVDFSSLDDGTLSVVVEGQQKVRISEVWAEADGVWMGKVLPMLNWPSRPIEQPFSMVVAALERLYQQEPSLGQMYPERELSDACWVCQRWLEILPLVEQDKQMLMDQPDCSKTMHYVLQLILNHQSGAN, from the coding sequence ATGAAACGCATAGATGCCACGCTGCTGCCAATCGATACGCCGGTGTTGCCTCAGGGACGAAAGGAGTTGCGCTTGGCCACGCCGGGTCAGTTGCGAATGTTGGCACAGTGTCTTAAAGACCCCAACCAATGGTTGGTGGTATGCATGAATCGGGAAGAAGAGGGCGATCTACCCTGTTACCCGGTAGCTACTCAGGTACGAGTAGTCGATTTTTCCAGCTTGGATGATGGCACCCTTTCCGTCGTTGTGGAAGGGCAACAAAAAGTTCGTATCTCAGAGGTCTGGGCCGAAGCCGATGGCGTTTGGATGGGCAAGGTTTTGCCTATGCTTAATTGGCCTTCAAGACCTATCGAACAACCATTCTCTATGGTTGTGGCCGCATTAGAGCGTCTCTATCAACAAGAGCCCTCGCTCGGGCAAATGTACCCAGAGCGAGAACTTAGCGATGCCTGTTGGGTTTGCCAGCGCTGGTTGGAGATCCTGCCATTAGTTGAGCAAGACAAACAGATGCTAATGGACCAGCCAGACTGCAGTAAAACCATGCACTATGTGTTACAGCTCATTTTAAATCACCAATCTGGCGCCAACTAA
- a CDS encoding ABC transporter permease → MTLVSTALTSLRRNLMRSVLTTLGIIIGISAVIIMFALGEGAQRQVDKQIQSLGTNLLMVHTGAISSGGSKGAAGNVNKLTISDADAIKREIPEVVAVGAHVKGQAQVVWGNQNWNTEIEGSNTDQLVAQNWRIVLGRAFSNAEVRNGAKVTLIGNTAATELFDDPSSAIGETIRVNKVPLTIIGLLGEKGQDMRGSDQDDILIMPLSTANRRVIGFSGTDINRVKRLTVSVDDAKNMDYVSEEIERLLSQRHRISASDSSPFSVMNLSAMMQTRAQASQVFNSLLAGVAGVSLLVGGIGVMNIMLVSVTERTREIGLRMAVGATPRAILLQFLIESVVLCVIGALLGLALSLLALMIGRYGLDWELALSLPIMLISVGGTAIIGIGFGFYPAYQASQLDPIEALRYE, encoded by the coding sequence ATGACCTTAGTATCAACCGCGCTCACCTCATTGCGACGTAATCTGATGCGATCGGTATTAACTACCCTTGGGATTATCATCGGTATCAGTGCAGTGATAATCATGTTTGCCTTAGGCGAAGGCGCCCAACGCCAAGTCGACAAACAGATCCAAAGCTTAGGTACCAACCTACTGATGGTGCACACTGGGGCCATCTCCAGCGGCGGCTCCAAAGGGGCAGCCGGCAACGTTAATAAACTTACTATCAGCGATGCCGACGCCATCAAACGCGAGATCCCTGAAGTCGTTGCCGTTGGTGCCCACGTAAAAGGCCAAGCTCAGGTGGTTTGGGGCAACCAAAACTGGAATACCGAAATCGAGGGCAGCAATACCGACCAGCTGGTGGCGCAGAACTGGCGCATTGTGCTAGGCCGCGCTTTCAGCAACGCAGAGGTGCGTAACGGCGCTAAAGTCACCTTGATTGGCAACACCGCCGCTACAGAACTATTTGATGATCCCAGCAGCGCCATTGGCGAAACCATTCGCGTCAACAAGGTGCCATTAACCATCATCGGCTTACTTGGAGAAAAGGGCCAAGATATGCGTGGTTCCGATCAGGACGACATTCTTATCATGCCACTGAGCACCGCCAACCGTCGTGTCATCGGCTTCAGCGGTACCGACATCAACCGAGTAAAACGACTGACGGTCTCGGTTGATGATGCTAAAAACATGGATTACGTCAGCGAAGAGATTGAACGTTTACTTAGTCAACGTCACCGCATTAGCGCCAGCGACAGCTCCCCATTTTCGGTGATGAACCTATCTGCCATGATGCAGACTCGAGCTCAAGCGAGCCAAGTGTTTAACTCTTTGTTAGCAGGGGTAGCAGGGGTGTCGTTGCTGGTTGGCGGCATCGGCGTAATGAACATCATGCTGGTCAGTGTAACCGAACGTACCCGTGAGATTGGCCTACGCATGGCGGTGGGTGCCACGCCGCGCGCTATCTTGCTGCAGTTTCTGATCGAAAGTGTAGTGCTGTGCGTTATCGGCGCACTGTTGGGCTTAGCACTGTCGTTACTGGCACTGATGATTGGCCGTTATGGGCTGGATTGGGAATTGGCGCTATCGCTACCAATTATGCTGATAAGTGTGGGGGGGACCGCCATTATTGGCATTGGTTTTGGATTCTATCCAGCCTACCAAGCATCGCAGCTCGACCCCATTGAAGCGTTGCGTTACGAGTAG
- a CDS encoding ABC transporter ATP-binding protein, whose product MSSAIECRQVSHSFPMADTRFTVLDGINLSIAKGEMVAIIGPSGSGKSTLMNLIGALMTPEQGELVLLGKSTAAMTKPQLAHLRRDHIGFVFQQFNLLSRTSALENVMMPLMYQDEVVKDGSDRARRCLELVGLGDKLDNHPSQLSGGQQQRVAIARALINQPDILLADEPTGALDTKTSSEIMALFRQLNKQGHTVVLVTHEPEIAEQADRIITVRDGKIQQETA is encoded by the coding sequence ATGAGCAGTGCCATTGAGTGTCGTCAAGTTAGCCACAGCTTTCCGATGGCAGATACCCGCTTTACCGTTCTCGATGGCATTAACCTAAGCATAGCGAAAGGCGAGATGGTGGCCATTATCGGTCCCTCTGGCTCAGGTAAATCCACCTTAATGAACCTCATTGGTGCCTTAATGACCCCAGAACAGGGTGAGCTGGTACTACTTGGCAAGTCGACCGCGGCGATGACTAAGCCACAACTGGCACATCTTCGACGGGACCACATTGGCTTTGTATTCCAACAGTTCAACCTGCTCAGCCGCACCAGCGCCCTCGAAAACGTGATGATGCCGCTGATGTACCAAGATGAGGTGGTCAAAGATGGCAGTGACCGCGCTCGCCGTTGCCTTGAACTGGTTGGCTTAGGCGACAAGCTTGATAATCACCCCAGCCAGCTGTCTGGCGGGCAACAACAACGAGTTGCCATTGCACGAGCGTTGATCAATCAGCCAGACATATTATTGGCGGACGAACCAACGGGTGCCTTGGATACCAAAACCAGCAGCGAAATCATGGCGCTGTTCCGACAGCTCAATAAACAGGGGCATACCGTGGTGCTGGTGACTCATGAACCTGAGATCGCCGAACAAGCAGATCGTATTATCACCGTACGCGATGGCAAAATTCAGCAGGAGACAGCGTAA